The Kordia sp. SMS9 genome window below encodes:
- a CDS encoding 3-deoxy-D-manno-octulosonic acid transferase yields MYFIYNILVYVASFFLGIIAKFNTKLGLFVAGRKLVFKTLANQISATDKVIWFHTASLGEFEQGLPVLEALKEKYPDHKFVLTFFSPSGYEVKKDSGVADVITYLPLDTKANARNFVKLVHPELVIFVKYEFWPNYLAALKKQHIHTISISTIFRSSQVFFKFYGSWMRKSLRAFDHIFVQDETSQQLLKRINFTDVTISGDTRFDRVLEILDRDNSLSFIENFKNNTTTIVIGSSWQEDEAIFVPFINASAEDCKFIIAPHNIKSQEIEKLKNSIKKSTVLFSEMEQHTDLSQFEVFIVDTIGILTKVYSYADIAYVGGGMGTTGLHNTLEPAVFGIPVVVGKNFTGFKEAEDLVQLGGVLSVNSKATFEQLMHRLLTDAVFKISVGDINRNYVQANGNACTKIMAYLSERVNS; encoded by the coding sequence TTGTATTTTATTTACAACATATTGGTCTACGTTGCGAGTTTCTTTCTAGGAATCATTGCGAAATTTAATACGAAACTTGGACTGTTTGTAGCGGGCAGAAAACTCGTTTTTAAGACCTTAGCCAATCAAATTTCAGCAACAGACAAAGTCATTTGGTTTCACACGGCTTCTTTGGGCGAATTTGAACAAGGATTGCCCGTATTGGAAGCGTTGAAAGAAAAATATCCTGACCATAAATTTGTGTTGACGTTTTTTTCGCCTTCCGGATACGAAGTAAAAAAAGATAGTGGCGTCGCAGATGTGATTACCTATTTGCCTTTAGACACAAAAGCTAATGCTAGGAATTTTGTAAAACTGGTTCATCCTGAATTGGTAATTTTTGTGAAGTATGAGTTTTGGCCGAATTATTTAGCAGCATTGAAAAAGCAGCACATTCACACGATTTCTATTTCGACTATTTTTAGAAGTTCGCAAGTGTTTTTCAAGTTTTATGGCAGTTGGATGCGAAAATCGCTTCGTGCATTTGATCATATTTTTGTGCAGGATGAAACGTCTCAGCAGCTTTTGAAACGTATTAATTTTACAGATGTTACGATTAGTGGCGACACACGTTTTGATCGTGTGTTGGAAATTTTAGACCGTGACAATTCGCTTTCTTTCATCGAAAATTTTAAAAATAATACGACTACTATTGTCATTGGAAGTAGTTGGCAAGAAGATGAAGCTATTTTTGTGCCTTTTATCAACGCTTCTGCCGAGGATTGCAAGTTTATCATAGCACCACACAATATCAAATCTCAAGAAATTGAAAAATTAAAGAATTCTATTAAAAAATCGACGGTTTTATTTTCTGAAATGGAACAACATACCGATTTGAGTCAATTTGAAGTTTTTATCGTAGATACCATCGGAATTCTCACGAAAGTATATAGTTACGCTGATATTGCCTATGTTGGCGGCGGTATGGGAACTACAGGTTTGCACAATACGCTAGAACCTGCTGTTTTTGGAATTCCCGTGGTTGTTGGAAAGAATTTTACTGGCTTTAAAGAAGCGGAAGATTTGGTGCAACTTGGCGGCGTACTTTCTGTGAATTCAAAAGCGACATTTGAACAATTGATGCATCGTTTACTTACAGATGCGGTTTTTAAAATTTCCGTTGGAGATATTAATCGCAACTATGTGCAAGCTAATGGAAATGCATGTACAAAAATCATGGCATACCTTTCTGAACGCGTAAATTCTTAA